A single window of Candidatus Rhabdochlamydia oedothoracis DNA harbors:
- a CDS encoding tetratricopeptide repeat protein, translating into MNKLCLYILFLSSLCSCYKRVSDEIEPVLQYFVHDRYIRALPSAFEALSHDEESADWGKEMRIALGFAKECDLYQAITAFKRAEILLSCSDSPRLLQIQYGILICYYMGQKYDQALAVFQNSALRLVSTEFAPLQDLLVVLYDCYIQTNQLTQANHILQLFNQYFPDQSIDLYLSKSFLTADFPALSLIEESLPPRPYLSDFLQEYQMHKKSVGKAQLLNALLPGSGYLYLGQKQSALTAFLLNGLFVAASVYCFDHGNVAAGVIFTSFEAGWYFGGVYGAGLEAKCYNERLYETLGCHLMREQRLFPILMLKYAF; encoded by the coding sequence ATGAATAAACTTTGTTTATACATTCTCTTTTTATCCAGCTTATGTAGTTGTTATAAAAGAGTCTCTGATGAGATAGAACCTGTACTGCAATATTTTGTGCATGATCGCTATATAAGAGCACTGCCTTCTGCATTTGAAGCTCTATCTCACGATGAAGAGTCAGCCGACTGGGGCAAAGAGATGCGGATTGCTTTAGGTTTTGCTAAAGAATGCGATCTCTATCAAGCTATCACGGCTTTTAAAAGAGCGGAGATCTTACTTTCTTGTTCTGACAGTCCTCGTCTTTTGCAAATACAATACGGGATCCTTATTTGCTACTATATGGGTCAGAAATACGATCAAGCCCTTGCTGTTTTTCAAAACAGCGCTCTTAGACTTGTCTCTACAGAATTTGCACCTTTACAAGATCTCTTAGTGGTTCTCTATGATTGCTATATCCAAACCAATCAATTAACCCAAGCTAATCATATTCTGCAGTTATTTAATCAGTACTTCCCTGATCAATCAATAGATCTATATTTATCTAAATCTTTCCTGACTGCTGACTTTCCCGCCTTAAGTCTTATTGAAGAGAGTCTCCCTCCAAGACCTTATTTAAGCGATTTTTTGCAAGAGTATCAAATGCATAAAAAGTCTGTTGGTAAAGCACAATTGCTAAATGCCCTACTACCAGGTTCTGGTTATTTGTATTTAGGACAAAAACAATCCGCTTTAACCGCTTTTTTACTAAATGGGTTATTTGTCGCTGCATCTGTCTATTGTTTTGACCATGGCAACGTTGCAGCTGGAGTAATCTTTACAAGTTTTGAAGCCGGATGGTATTTTGGAGGGGTGTATGGCGCAGGTTTAGAAGCTAAATGCTATAACGAAAGACTCTATGAAACCCTGGGTTGCCATTTGATGAGAGAACAACGTTTATTTCCTATATTGATGCTTAAATATGCTTTTTAG
- the yidD gene encoding membrane protein insertion efficiency factor YidD encodes MLFRLLLLLFPFYLYALPGYFEPWGKDADLIFLQQKKTEPTSCSLPIYLAEKIIWFHQHILSPVDGPRSHFYPSSSSYMKQAMQKHGFVLGFLLGCDRLQRENSDPWVYRCIEIDQKLIKYNPVPHSK; translated from the coding sequence ATGCTTTTTAGATTACTGCTTCTTTTATTCCCTTTTTATTTGTATGCACTGCCAGGTTACTTTGAGCCATGGGGCAAAGATGCAGATCTCATTTTCCTACAACAAAAAAAAACAGAACCGACTTCTTGCTCTTTACCTATATATCTTGCAGAAAAGATCATTTGGTTCCATCAGCATATTCTATCGCCAGTAGACGGACCAAGAAGCCACTTTTATCCTTCTTCTTCTAGCTATATGAAACAGGCCATGCAAAAACATGGCTTTGTACTTGGCTTCCTTTTAGGCTGCGATCGTTTACAACGAGAAAATAGCGATCCTTGGGTCTACCGCTGTATCGAGATAGATCAAAAGCTCATTAAATATAACCCTGTACCTCATTCAAAATAA
- the der gene encoding ribosome biogenesis GTPase Der: MKTIQLALIGRPNVGKSALFNAICKKRIAIVDEAEGITRDRLYAETDFFGQSFEVIDTGGIHSDQRISFQEEIRRQAEIAIEEADVLIMVVDFTVGITLLDEYVAKILLRTKKKVVLAVNKVDDFSKAQAIYEFHSLGIKDIVAVSAMQKFQIAELLEVAFLGVSFPDEVIKETKGIGTAIIGRPNVGKSTIVNYLLKEARCVVSPIAGTTRDSIDVEIQLEDQLFTLIDTAGIRKKKSEKEVVDKFAALRTERAMDRADVCVLVIDAEKGISTQEKRIANEIAALGKGCILVFNKWDLVKGFRMEHCQKSFALDVPFLTHCPLLFTSAETGRNIEKIFDTVAKVHEQQLRRITTGQLNKFVEQVVQKYHPPMIDGKRLRIYYMAQIGVQPPRFVLFVNKPELMLDSYKKYLINQFRLQYGFLGSPIEFILRGRKERKLVSSNPQLEKQTIDLEEDIDPSYFE; encoded by the coding sequence ATGAAAACAATACAACTAGCTCTGATAGGGCGTCCAAATGTCGGAAAATCTGCCTTATTTAATGCAATTTGCAAAAAAAGAATTGCTATTGTAGACGAAGCAGAAGGGATAACGCGTGATCGTCTATATGCTGAAACTGATTTTTTTGGCCAGTCTTTTGAGGTGATCGATACAGGAGGAATTCATTCTGATCAGAGGATTTCTTTCCAGGAAGAAATCCGCCGTCAAGCGGAGATTGCTATTGAAGAGGCTGATGTATTGATCATGGTGGTGGATTTCACTGTAGGAATTACGCTTTTAGATGAATATGTAGCAAAAATTTTATTGCGCACTAAAAAAAAGGTTGTTTTAGCTGTTAATAAAGTAGATGACTTTTCTAAAGCGCAAGCAATCTATGAGTTTCATTCTCTAGGAATTAAAGACATTGTTGCGGTTTCTGCTATGCAAAAGTTTCAGATTGCAGAATTATTAGAGGTTGCATTTCTTGGGGTAAGTTTCCCTGATGAGGTGATTAAAGAGACAAAGGGAATCGGTACTGCAATTATTGGCCGCCCGAATGTAGGCAAATCTACCATTGTAAATTACTTGTTAAAAGAAGCAAGGTGTGTGGTTAGTCCTATTGCAGGCACCACTCGTGATTCTATCGATGTGGAGATTCAATTAGAAGATCAGCTGTTTACTTTAATCGATACAGCAGGTATTCGCAAAAAAAAATCAGAGAAAGAAGTCGTAGATAAGTTTGCAGCTTTGCGTACAGAAAGAGCAATGGATCGAGCAGATGTGTGCGTACTTGTAATCGATGCAGAAAAGGGGATTAGCACGCAAGAAAAACGGATTGCTAATGAAATCGCTGCTTTAGGTAAAGGTTGTATTTTAGTGTTTAATAAATGGGACCTTGTCAAAGGGTTCCGAATGGAACATTGTCAGAAAAGTTTTGCGCTCGATGTACCTTTTTTAACCCACTGTCCTTTATTATTTACCTCTGCAGAAACCGGAAGAAACATTGAAAAGATTTTCGATACAGTTGCTAAAGTGCACGAGCAACAATTGCGTCGTATTACAACAGGACAGTTAAATAAGTTTGTTGAACAAGTTGTGCAAAAATATCATCCCCCCATGATTGATGGAAAGCGCTTGCGTATTTATTATATGGCACAAATTGGCGTGCAGCCCCCTCGTTTTGTTCTATTTGTCAATAAACCCGAGTTGATGCTTGATTCTTATAAAAAATATTTAATCAATCAGTTTCGTTTACAGTATGGGTTTTTAGGCTCTCCTATTGAATTTATTCTAAGAGGGCGCAAAGAAAGAAAATTAGTTTCATCAAATCCTCAATTAGAAAAACAAACCATTGATTTAGAAGAAGACATAGATCCTTCTTATTTTGAATGA
- a CDS encoding transposase: MVFFSSGRGGGEQVDYGYKGKGVTSHLLVEKSGKPLAITFTSASGDEKKQVIPLLRKVIPFIKKAWNQGKVPILEAAKGYDSEQTRIDVLSHEVFPLIARKRNTKGYKIKGIC, translated from the coding sequence ATGGTTTTTTTTTCCAGCGGACGCGGAGGAGGAGAGCAAGTTGATTATGGCTACAAAGGTAAAGGCGTGACATCGCATTTACTGGTAGAAAAATCAGGAAAGCCTCTTGCAATCACTTTTACATCAGCATCCGGGGATGAGAAAAAACAAGTGATTCCTCTGCTTAGGAAAGTCATTCCCTTCATTAAAAAAGCATGGAATCAGGGAAAAGTACCCATACTTGAAGCAGCTAAAGGTTATGACTCAGAGCAAACACGTATCGATGTTCTTTCCCATGAGGTTTTTCCTCTGATAGCTCGGAAAAGAAACACCAAGGGATATAAGATAAAAGGCATTTGCTAA
- a CDS encoding transposase codes for MSKQGLNEEQFKILEPQMEKWVNRNHYGRKLAPWRPVVNTIFWVLRTGAPWKDAPRNKEFSHPSTAHAWLGRMQSAGFLDQFLEELLKLAEQLECIDVQRLSVDGFFFQRTRRRRAS; via the coding sequence ATGAGCAAGCAAGGATTAAATGAAGAACAGTTTAAAATACTCGAACCTCAAATGGAAAAATGGGTAAATCGTAACCATTATGGAAGAAAATTAGCGCCATGGAGACCTGTAGTGAATACTATTTTCTGGGTGCTTCGGACAGGAGCTCCTTGGAAAGATGCACCTAGAAACAAGGAGTTTTCTCATCCCTCAACAGCACACGCATGGCTTGGAAGAATGCAATCTGCTGGATTTTTAGATCAATTTTTAGAAGAGCTGCTTAAGCTTGCCGAACAACTGGAGTGTATTGATGTCCAGAGACTCTCTGTAGATGGTTTTTTTTTCCAGCGGACGCGGAGGAGGAGAGCAAGTTGA